The window AGGTCCATGAAAACTCAATTACCTTGGAAGCCATGGTAGCCAGCCTGGACGGGAGTATCTTAATAAAAGACAAAATACACGGATGTAATAGTATGAGTGAGGAGCTTGGAATACAGTTGGCACAACGATTACTAGCAAAGGGCGCTGGGGAAATTCTAAAACAAGTTAGACAGGAGACTGATGCAAGTGAAAAATAATAGAGCTTATGTATATTTAGTTGGTGCTGGTCCAGGAGATCCAGGTCTGCTTACTATAAAAGGAATGGAATGTATAAAAAAAGCTGATGTTCTTGTATACGATAGGCTTGTTAATCCAAGCTTGCTAAACTATGCATCGAAAAATACTCAATTAATTTATGTTGGAAAATCTCCAGAAAGACACACCCTGAGTCAAGAAGAAATTAATAGTTTACTAGTTGCAAAGGCCTCTGAGAATAAAATAGTAACCAGATTAAAAGGAGGAGATCCCTTTGTTTTTGGGAGAGGTGGTGAAGAGGCCCTTGAGCTTGTTAAAAACAAGATCCCCTTTGAGATAGTGCCAGGCATTACCTCTGCAATTGCTGTTCCAGCTTATGCTGGAATACCGGTAACACACAGGGGCTTAACCTCTAATGTAGCCTTTATTACAGGAAATGAAGATCCTGCAAAAGAAGATACTGATATTGATTGGACAAAAATTAGTACTGGTATTGGTACTTTGGTATTTTTAATGGGAATGGCCAACCTTCCTAAAATAGTAGAAAAGCTCATGGAAAATGGCAGATCACCTGACACACCAGTTGCCCTTATCCGCTGGGGAACTCTTCCAGAACAAGTAACTTTAACAGCAGCACTAAAAGATATAGTTAAGGAGGCTGAAGAAAATAAATTTAAAAATCCTGCCATTATAATTGTTGGCGAGGTCGTTTCCCTGCGTGAGGAACTAAAATGGGTAGAAAAAAAGCCTTTATGGGGACAGCGTATATTGGTTACACGTTCTAGAGATCAAGCTAGTATTTTTTCCAAGATGATTCAAGACCTTGGTGGGGAACCAATAGAGTTTCCTACAATAGATATTATACAACCAGATGACTACACACCTCTAGATAAGGCAATAGCTGCTATAGAAGACTTTGATTGGATTATATTCACCAGTGTAAATGGAGTACAATCCTTCTATGAACGATTATTATCTAAAAAGATGGATTTTCGCCAATTAAAAGGTGTTAGGATATGTGCCATTGGCCCTAAAACCAAAGAAGAGCTCGAAAAATATGGATTATTTGTTGATTATGTGCCAGGAGAATATAGAGCGGAAGCTATAATAGAAAGAATGCAGGGTGAGGATCTTAAAGGCAAAAAAATTCTCCTTCCCAGGGCTGATATTGCCCGCAAGATTCTGCCGGAATCTTTAAAAGCCATGGGGGCAGATGTCCATGAGGTCATTGCATATAAAACAGTCAAGGGAAATGGAAAGGTAAATAGTGTTAGAGATTTGCTTACAGATAAAAAAATAACTATAATAACCTTTACAAGCTCCTCAACAGTTAAAAACTTTGTAAGTATGTTCGACAAAAATGAACTGCCCGAGCTATTAGAGGGGATAAAGCTGGCATCCATAGGTCCAATTACCACCAGAACCGCTGTTGAATTAGGATTAAGCATAGACATTGAAGCAACAGAGTACACCCTGGATGGACTTTTACAAGCAATTCTAGTATCATAGTATATAACTTACAGGGGTTTAAAAATTGGCCCCAGCAGAGCTAGGGGGGATTTCCTTGATTAGTGTAACTAAATTACTGCTAAATAATGAATATTATGGTGATAAATTAAGATATGTAAAGGAAGCAAAGGGAGCTCAACATGGTACAACACATGGAATGGGTCCGGTAGTTGTTTGGAATTGTACACGCACCTGCAATTTAAACTGTATTCACTGTTATTCTTCTTCAGAGAATAAAAAATACCCTGATGAGCTGACTACAGCTGAAGGAAAGAAATTCATAGATGACCTGGCAGAATTTAATGTACCAGTTATTCTCTTTTCAGGGGGAGAACCTCTTGTTCGAGATGATTTGCTAGAATTAGCGGCTTATGCAAAGGACAAGGGAATACGTTCTACTATTTCCACAAATGGAACCCTCATAACGCCCCAAATGGCACAAAGCTTTAAAGAAATAGGCATTAGCTATGTAGGTATAAGTCTAGATGGAATTGGAGAAAACAACGACCGTTTCAGGGGTCAAAAGGGTGCCTTCGCAAAAGCTTTAAGAGGTATAAGAAATTGTCTATCTGTGGGGCAGAAGGTAGGGCTTCGTTTCACCATTAACAAGCATAACTTTAAGGATCTTGATGATATATTTAAACTTGTAGAAGAAGAGAATATCCCCCGTATATGTTTTTATCATTTGGTTTACTCTGGCAGAGGAAATGAAATGATAAATGAGGATATAACCCATGAAGAAACAAGACAGGTCATGGATAAAATCATCCATTGGACTAATGATTTTCACAATAAAGGTATAGAAAAGGAAATTCTCACAGTAGACAACCATTGTGATGGCATATATATATATGAACAATTAAAAAAAATTGATAGGGGTCAAGCAGAACGGGTAGCAGAACTATTAAAGACTAATGGTGGAAATCGTTCTGGAATAGCCATTGGACAGGTTGATTGGGCTGGTAATGTTCATTGTGATCAATTTACCCAAAATCATACCTTTGGCAACGTCAAGGAAAGAAAATTTGCTGACATTTGGACAGATGTTTCCCATCCTATTTTAGGCGGTTTAAAAAACAGAAAGTCTCTTTTAAAGGGTAGGTGTGGTATTTGTCCAAAAGTAGATATGTGCAATGGTAATTTTAGAGCACGTGCAGAGGCCGTAACAGGGGATTTTTGGGAAACAGACCCTGCATGTTATTTGACAGATCAGGAGTTAGGACTGGAATAATTTTTAAAAAGCTATAAAGGGGGAAGCATTATGTTTCCAACTGTTAGACCACGTAGACTAAGGGAAAATTCAATTTTGCGAAAAATGGTCAGGGAGACCTCACTATCAGTTTGTGACTTGGTATTGCCTGTCTTTGTAACCCATGGGAAAAGTGTGAAGAATTCAATAAAATCAATGCCTGGTATACATCAATTATCAGTTGATATGCTCTTATATGAAGCTGAAGAGGCTGTTGAGTTGGGCATCCCAGCTGTAATTATTTTTGGAATCCCAAAATCAAAGGATCCCAGGGGACTAGAGGCTTATGCAGATGATGGCATAGTTCAAAGGGCAGTAATGTCTCTAAAGAAAGAGTTTCCTAATTTACTTGTTATAACAGATGTTTGTATGTGTGAGTTTACTGATCATGGACACTGCGGTATTGTCAGCCAGGGAAATGTTCTAAATGACCCTACCTTGGGCTATCTAGCAAAGATAGCTCTATCACAATGTCAGGCCGGTGCTGATATGGTTGCTCCCTCTGATATGATGGACGGTAGGGTGGGAGCCATTCGCAAGGAGCTTGATGCCAATGGTTTTGAAATGATTCCCATTATGTCATATGCTGCCAAATATGCTTCCAAGTTTTATGGCCCCTTTAGAGACGCAGCTGGTTCTGCACCACAGTTTGGAGACAGGAAAAGCTATCAAATGGACCCGACCAATGTTAGAGAGGCATTAAAGGAAGTTGAACTTGATATACAAGAGGGAGCAGATATTGTAATGGTCAAGCCAGCCCTGGCATATATGGATATTATTAAAAGTGTTAAAGAGAATTTCAATTATCCTGTTGGTGCTTATAATGTTAGTGGAGAGTATGCCATGGTAAAGGCTGCCTCTGCCCAGGGATGGATTGATGAAAAGGGAACTGTTCTAGAAACCCTCATGGGCATGAAACGAGCTGGAGCAGATATTATATTAACATACCATGCTAAGGATGCAGCACGTTGGCTGAATGACTGTAAATAAAGGAGGCTAAAACATGATAGTGTCCTGGAATTCTACAAATCAATGCAACATGTTTTGTGATCACTGCTATAGGGATGCAGGTGCCAAGGCAGACATGGAATTATCTACCCAGGAGGCCAAGAAAATGCTGGATGAAATCTCCCAGGCTGGCTTTAAGATAATGATCTTTAGCGGCGGTGAGCCTCTAATGAGACGTGACATAGTAGAGTTAGTAAAATATGCAGCAGACCTTGGTTTACGTCCTGTGTTTGGTACTAATGGTACCCTTATAACTAAAGACCTTGCAAAAAAATTAAAGGATGCAGGAGCAATGGGAATTGGCATAAGCCTTGACAGTATGGATTCCCAAAAGCATGACAAGCTTCGTAAATATGAAGGAGCCTGGACAGAGGCTGTTAGGGGCATGCAGAACTGCAAAGAAGTTGGTTTGCCTTTTCAAATCCACACAACAGTAATGGATTGGAATAAAGATGAGATAGAAGCATTAACTGATTTCGCCGTAGAAATTGGAGCTGTTGCCCATCACATCTTTTTCCTGGTACCAACAGGAAGGGCAGTTAATATTGAACAGGAAAGCCTAAGAGCTAGAGAATATGAAGAACTTCTAAATAGAATACAAGATAAGGCTGATAAAGTAGATATAGAAATAAAGCCTACATGTGCACCCCAATTCATGAGAATAGCCAGGCAAAAAGGGCAAAAGGTAAGGTTCGGAAGGGGCTGCCTGGCAGGAACATCCTATTGTATTATCAGCCCCAGGGGAGATGTGCAGCCTTGTGCTTATTTGAATATAGCTGTTGGTAATGTAAAAGATAAGCCTTTTAATCTTATCTGGGAGGAAAGTGATATTTTTAAAGAGCTAAGAACCATGAATTACAGTGGTGGATGTGGTGAATGTGAATTTAAAAAGGTATGCGGCGGATGCCGTGCTAGAGCATACTTTTATCACGGGAGCTTTATGGCAGAGGAACCCTGGTGTTTATATCACGGGAGGACTGGTATTTAAATGGATAGTATTAATCACAGGTTATTAGAAATTATTCAGGATGGATTCCCAATTTCACCAGAACCCTACAAGGACCTGGCCATGTCTTTAGGGGTTTCGGAAGAAGAGATAATAGATAGAATTAGCAAACTACAAGATCAGGGAATCATACGCAGACTCGGTGCAATTTTTGATTCGCGAAAACTGGGATATAAAAGCACCCTTTGTGCAATGAAGGTACCCAAGGATCAGATTGAACATGTGGCAGAGATTGTCAACTCTTATCCCGGTGTTACCCACAACTATCTTAGAGAACACAAATACAACATGTGGTTTACTCTTATTGCACCTTCCAAGGAACACATTGATAAGATTTGTAGTGAAATAATTTTACAAAGTGGAATAAATGAGCTAATGCAGCTTCCTGCCAGGAGGTTCTTTAAAATTAAGGTAAAATTCTCTGTAAAGGGGGAAAAGTAGATGCTCTCCATGGTAGACATTAAGATAGTAAAGGAGCTGCAAAATAACCTTCCCCTTGTTAGTAAACCCTATAAAAAAATAGCAGCAAAGATAGGCATTACAGAGGAAGAACTTTTAGGCAGGATTAAAACCATGAAGGAAAAGGGTTACATACGCAGAATAGGAGCAGCTCTAAGACACAGGGAAATGGGCATTGAAGCCAATGCAATGATTGTCTGGGAGGTTCCAGAGGAAGACTGTGAAAGAGTGGGCAAGGCAATTGCCGCCTTCCCTCAAGTTACTCACTGCTATCAAAGACCAACAAAAAGAGATTGGCCCTTTAGTATTTTTGCCATGATTCATTTTCCTACCAGACAGGAATGTGAGGAAATGGCCAAAAAAATCTCCAAGGAAATAGGGGAACATTATCCCTACCAACTCCTCTTCAGCTCTCGAGAGCTTAAAAAAACAAGCATGAAGTATTTTCTTGAAGAATAATTAATTTATAAGAAAGGGGTTATTAAATTGCTTAATCTATCCCGCTCTAAGGAAATGTTTGATGAGGCACAAAAATACATACCAGGTGGTGTTAACAGCCCAGTTCGCGCTTTTAAATCAGTTAGAATGGATCCACCTTTCATTGCCAGGGGAAATGGCCCATATATTTATGATGAAGATGGAAATAGCTACATAGATTATGTGGCCTCCTGGGGACCCTTAATTTTGGGCCACTGTCATCCTGAGATTAAAGCTGCACTGCAGCATTGTTTAGAAATTGGAACTAGTTTTGGTGCACCTACAGAGTTGGAAACCAGAATGGCCAAGCTAATTATTGACTGTGTACCTTCTATAGAAATGGTTAGAATGGTGAACTCTGGGACAGAGGCAACAATGAGTGCCTTAAGATTAGCACGAGGCTATACTGGCAGAGATAAGATAGTTAAGTTTGAGGGATGCTATCATGGTCATGCTGACTTTTTATTAATAAAAGCAGGCTCTGGTGCCCTGACCCATGGTGTGCCAACCAGCCCAGGTGTTCCAAATAATACTGCCCAGAATACAATAACAGCACCCTTTAATGACCTGGAAACATTAGCAAAGATTTTTGAACAGGAGGGCGAAAATATTGCAGCAGTGATATTAGAGCCTGTGCCTGGCAACATGGGGTGTATTCCACCAGCTGAGGGATATCTTGAGGGGGTTCGTAAGCTTACTGAAAAGTATGGCATTTTGTTGATATTTGACGAGGTAATGACAGGATTCCGTGTATCTCTGGGGGGTGCCCAGGCTCTTTACGGCATTACACCAGATCTTACCTGTCTAGGAAAGATTATTGGCGGGGGTCTGCCTGTAGGTGCATATGGCGGCAAGAAGGAGATTATGGAAAAGGTATCTCCAGTGGGTCCTGTTTATCAAGCCGGAACCCTATCTGGGAACCCCCTGGCAATGACCGCAGGATACACTAGCTTGCAAATTCTTCAGCGACCTGGAATCTATGATAAGCTAGAAACAATGTCTGCCAGGCTTGCTGCCGGAATGGAAGAAGCTGCCACAACGGCAGGAGCAGAAGTCTACTTTACACGAGTAGGTAGTATGTTTTCAGCATTTTTTACTGACCAGGAGGTTACTGGATTCCAAAGTGCGGCAACCTCTAATATTGATAAGTTTGTTGCTTTCTTTAAAACTCTCCTTGAAGAGGGTGTATATATAGCCCCATCTCAATTTGAGGCAGGTTTCATGTCTTTAGTTCATGATGACAGGGAGATTGAAAAAACCATTGGAGCTGCCTTTAAAGCTTTTAAGGCAGCAGCAAGGGCATAATCTTAACATAATCTTAATTTAAGCTAGAGTTATAATGCTCGGTGATAATCCGAGCATTTCGTTTTATATACACTCAAGGAATATTTTAAAAATAACTGTTATATTTATCATGTTAATGGAAATAATAGAAAGGCACACTCACTTCTTCATAGACCTCCTTGAGCTAAGGAGCCTGGGGTATTACCTCGGGTTCTTTAGTTTTTACAATAAAAATCTTCAATAATTAAAGGAAAAGCATATGTATTGTCGAAAGTTAGTGAAATATAGTTTAATAAGTTTTTTAATGAAGAGGTGAACAAATTGAGAGATAAAAAACTTTATTTCTCATTAGACGTGGGAACTCGTACTGTAATAGGTGCTGTTCTTGAAGAAAGAAATGAGAAATTTCATATATTAGCGGCTGAAATTGAAGAGCATAATACTCGTGCCATGCTTGATGGGCAGATTCATGATATACCTGCAGTAACTGAGGTTGTTAAAAAAGTAAAAACAAAACTGGAAAAGAAGGTTAAAAGCAGCCTTTCAGAAGTTTCAGTAGCCGCTGCAGGAAGGGCATTGTATACCCAAAAGGCTTCAATAACTAAAAACCTGTTGCCTGGAGAAATTATAACTGACAATAGTGTCTATTCTCTGGTAATGGCAGGTGTTTTAGAAGCAGAAAAGCTAATTAAAGAAAGCACCTGCCAGCAGGACAATAATTATTACTGTGTTGGATATTCAGTTATCAAATATTACCTGGATTTTCAGGAAATAAAAAACCTGGTTGGCCAACGCGGCAATCAAATAGGAGTTGATATAATAGCAACATTTCTACCTCGAATTGTTGTTGATTCTTTAAATTCAGTTATTACTGGAGCTGATTTAGTCATAAAAAATATGACTCTTGAGCCAATAGCAGCCAGCAGTATTGTAATATCTGAAGGTATGAGGCGACTAAATATTGCATTAGTCGACATTGGTGCCGGCACCTCTGATATTGCCGTATCTATTAATGGCGCCATAAGCTCCTATGCTATGGTTCCTTGTGCTGGTGACATGATAACAGAGGCAGTATCGGAAAAACTATTGGTTGACTTTAATACTGCAGAAGATATTAAGAAGAGATTAAATACAGATACCAATATAATATATAAAGATATTCTTGGAATGACGCTGGAAATGAGCTCAAGGGAAATCCTAGATTTAATCTTTGAAAACATAGAAATTTTGGCAAAGAAAATTTCCCATGAAATAATATCGCTAAATGGGAAAACTCCTCAAGCTGTCATACTAATTGGCGGCGGAAGCCTAACTCCCTTACTTCCGGAAAGAATAGCAGAAGAGATTGGTCTTCCCAGGGAAAGGGTTGCCATAAGAGGCAGGGAGATCATAGACAATATAATTGGTGCTAATAATAAACTTAATGGCCCAATGGCCATAACACCCCTTGGTATCGCACTAACCCAATCTCTTGGAATGCGAAATAGCTTTGAGTTTTTACGCATTAATGGTGAAATGATAAGAATCTTCGGCAGAGAAAAGTTAACTGTCTTGGATGCTTTAATGGCTAGTGGCGTAAAAAGCTCTGAAATTTATGCAAAACCGGGGGCCGGAATAACCATTGAATTCAATAATAAGATAATGATTTTAAAAGGAAAAAAGGGAATTGATCCTCAAATTAAAATTAACGAAAAACTGGCTGGCCTTGATGATCTGGTACAAAACGGTGACAATATTATATTTATACCGGCACAACCAGGTGAAGACGCCAAGGGGATTATTAAGGATATTCTTCCAGATAACCTTGAAAAAACTTTACTTATTAATGGGCAAAAAAGGTATCTAAAGCCTATTATTTATCAAAACGGAATTAAGGTTAAGCTAAATGCACCTTTAATAGACAAAGCAGTGATTTATGTAAACAATATAGATACAATCACGGATGTTTTACATTATCTGGAAATTGAAAAAGAAGCAATCCAGCAAATATATGTTAATTCTAAGGATGCCTCTCTTGAAACAGAAGTACACAATCATGATGAAATTACTATTGTTTATAAAAGTGAAGCAGATAGTTATGAGAACCAGGAAATCAATGGTCCATTATCAACTACTAGTAAGATTCAGATATCAGTAAATGGAGAACAAGTATTTTTAGATAAGACAAATGCACCTTTAATGTTGTTGGATATTTTTAAAGCAATTGATTTTTCACCCACACCACCAATTGACAAAAATAAACTAGTTCTAAAAGTTAATAATGAAAAGGCTGCTTATACATCCTACATAGAAAGTGGAGATGAGGTTGAAATTTTTTGGGAATAGCCCTATTGGTTAGATAATTCTATAACCTTAGTCCACTGTTCATGACTTACCGGGATAATGGATAAACGAGGTTGGCGTATAAGTTCCCAATTCTGCCAGGGTGATACTTCACCACCTTCAGCTTGGGCTGCTAATTTTTTTATTTTTTCCAGGGTCACTGGTTTGTTTAGTTTTGAAATAGGTGCAACATAAAATACCAATAGTTTATTGTCATTTTCCTTTGGATCTGGAAAATGTTCAGAGACTATCTCAGCAGTACCAATAATGCTTCTTTCTTTACCAGTATGGTATATAAATGCCCTATCACCTTTTTGCATTTTAGCAATGTTCTTCAATGCCTGGTAACCCTTTACACCATCCCACTGAGCTTTGTTGTCCTTAACTAAATCATCCCAGCTGTAATCTTCTGGTTCAGTTTTTAACAGCCAATAATTCAAAATTCACTACCTCCATTTTATATGATATATGATAGTATTTATATTCTGCCCATTCTAAGGAATTTAAAAGAAACTTAATAAAGCTGCATTTTGCATAAGGCTACTTATTTAGTGTCACAATAATAAAAAACTTTCTTTCAAGGAGTGATCTTAAATGCAATACTCAAGGGCAGAAGAAATACTAAACTCTTCTAGAACAATTGAAGTCCTTTATGAGGGAGAGCCGGTTTGGATAAACAGCTTGAATCCTGATCAACAAACAGCAAAAGTAACTTTAGGAGCTTCAAACAAAAGAATTGATGTTCATGTGAATGAACTTATAGAGAATAGCTGATAGGTATGTTATAATCTTACAGTATGTAATAATAGATTATCATTTTCAAGGTAGGTTGTAACCTACCTTGTTTTTATACTATCTTATTATTTATTATAGAATAGGAGGCTGCGTGATTTGTGTCAACTCTTAATTTAATTGCTACTGCAACATTTGGATTAGAATCTATAGTTGCTGGTGAACTAAAAAGCCTTGGGTACGAAAATCTAACTATTGAAAATGCAAGAGTTACCTTTCCAGGGGATGAACTAAGTCTATGCAGAGCAAACATCATGCTCAGAACAGCAGATAGAATACGTTTAAAGGTAGGAGAGTTTAAAGCAACCACCTTTGATGAATTATTCGAAAAGACTAAAGCACTCCCATGGCCTGAGATTATACCCGCCAATGCCCAGTTTCCTGTGGATGGCAAATCGGTTAAATCCACACTTTTCAGCGTATCTGATTGTCAAGCTATTGTAAAAAAGGCCGTTGTAGAAAGTATGAAAAGAAAATATAAAATACAATGGTTTGAAGAAAAAGGTCCCTTGTATAAAATTGAAGTTGCTCTCTTAAAGGATGTTGCTACTTTAACTATAGATACAAGTGGTCCAGGACTACATAAGAGAGGTTACCGAGAATTAACCAGTACAGCACCGTTAAGAGAAACTCTAGCAGCAGCTCTAGTTATTCTTTCAAAATGGTATCCAGACACCACCTTAATAGACCCCCTGTGCGGTTCGGGCACCATTCCAATAGAGGCTGCATTAATTGGGCAAAACATAGCTCCAGGAATTTACAGGGATTTTACAGCAGATAACTGGCCGAATGTACCCAAGAGTGCTTGGAAAAAGGCCAGGGAGGAAGCATATGATAATATTAAAAGACAAAAGCTAGATATAATAGGTACAGATCTTCATGGCCCGTCCATTAAGCTTGCCAGAATAAATGCAGCTAAATTTAAATTGGATCAGGACATTCATTTCCAACAGTTAAACCTATCAGATTTAAGCAGCAGGAAAAAATTTGGTAAAATTATTTGTAATCCACCTTATGGTGAACGACTAGGGGACTTGCCCGATGTGGAAAAATTATACAGGGAAATGGGGAAAGTATTTAACCAGCTAGACACCTGGTCATATTATATCTTAACCTCCCATCCTGAATTCGAAAAGTTTTTTGGAAAAAAAGCCAGTAAAAAAAGAAAGCTCTATAATGGGAAAATTAAAGTTGACTACTATCAATATTATGGGGCAAGACCTTCAAAAAGAAATTACCAACAGTAAATGTAATAAGGTTTAAACATA of the Desulfitibacter alkalitolerans DSM 16504 genome contains:
- the hemB gene encoding porphobilinogen synthase — its product is MFPTVRPRRLRENSILRKMVRETSLSVCDLVLPVFVTHGKSVKNSIKSMPGIHQLSVDMLLYEAEEAVELGIPAVIIFGIPKSKDPRGLEAYADDGIVQRAVMSLKKEFPNLLVITDVCMCEFTDHGHCGIVSQGNVLNDPTLGYLAKIALSQCQAGADMVAPSDMMDGRVGAIRKELDANGFEMIPIMSYAAKYASKFYGPFRDAAGSAPQFGDRKSYQMDPTNVREALKEVELDIQEGADIVMVKPALAYMDIIKSVKENFNYPVGAYNVSGEYAMVKAASAQGWIDEKGTVLETLMGMKRAGADIILTYHAKDAARWLNDCK
- the nirJ1 gene encoding putative heme d1 biosynthesis radical SAM protein NirJ1, translated to MISVTKLLLNNEYYGDKLRYVKEAKGAQHGTTHGMGPVVVWNCTRTCNLNCIHCYSSSENKKYPDELTTAEGKKFIDDLAEFNVPVILFSGGEPLVRDDLLELAAYAKDKGIRSTISTNGTLITPQMAQSFKEIGISYVGISLDGIGENNDRFRGQKGAFAKALRGIRNCLSVGQKVGLRFTINKHNFKDLDDIFKLVEEENIPRICFYHLVYSGRGNEMINEDITHEETRQVMDKIIHWTNDFHNKGIEKEILTVDNHCDGIYIYEQLKKIDRGQAERVAELLKTNGGNRSGIAIGQVDWAGNVHCDQFTQNHTFGNVKERKFADIWTDVSHPILGGLKNRKSLLKGRCGICPKVDMCNGNFRARAEAVTGDFWETDPACYLTDQELGLE
- a CDS encoding H-type small acid-soluble spore protein, translated to MQYSRAEEILNSSRTIEVLYEGEPVWINSLNPDQQTAKVTLGASNKRIDVHVNELIENS
- a CDS encoding THUMP domain-containing class I SAM-dependent RNA methyltransferase, producing the protein MSTLNLIATATFGLESIVAGELKSLGYENLTIENARVTFPGDELSLCRANIMLRTADRIRLKVGEFKATTFDELFEKTKALPWPEIIPANAQFPVDGKSVKSTLFSVSDCQAIVKKAVVESMKRKYKIQWFEEKGPLYKIEVALLKDVATLTIDTSGPGLHKRGYRELTSTAPLRETLAAALVILSKWYPDTTLIDPLCGSGTIPIEAALIGQNIAPGIYRDFTADNWPNVPKSAWKKAREEAYDNIKRQKLDIIGTDLHGPSIKLARINAAKFKLDQDIHFQQLNLSDLSSRKKFGKIICNPPYGERLGDLPDVEKLYREMGKVFNQLDTWSYYILTSHPEFEKFFGKKASKKRKLYNGKIKVDYYQYYGARPSKRNYQQ
- the nirJ2 gene encoding putative heme d1 biosynthesis radical SAM protein NirJ2 — its product is MIVSWNSTNQCNMFCDHCYRDAGAKADMELSTQEAKKMLDEISQAGFKIMIFSGGEPLMRRDIVELVKYAADLGLRPVFGTNGTLITKDLAKKLKDAGAMGIGISLDSMDSQKHDKLRKYEGAWTEAVRGMQNCKEVGLPFQIHTTVMDWNKDEIEALTDFAVEIGAVAHHIFFLVPTGRAVNIEQESLRAREYEELLNRIQDKADKVDIEIKPTCAPQFMRIARQKGQKVRFGRGCLAGTSYCIISPRGDVQPCAYLNIAVGNVKDKPFNLIWEESDIFKELRTMNYSGGCGECEFKKVCGGCRARAYFYHGSFMAEEPWCLYHGRTGI
- a CDS encoding EVE domain-containing protein, whose translation is MNYWLLKTEPEDYSWDDLVKDNKAQWDGVKGYQALKNIAKMQKGDRAFIYHTGKERSIIGTAEIVSEHFPDPKENDNKLLVFYVAPISKLNKPVTLEKIKKLAAQAEGGEVSPWQNWELIRQPRLSIIPVSHEQWTKVIELSNQ
- a CDS encoding AsnC family transcriptional regulator; the protein is MDSINHRLLEIIQDGFPISPEPYKDLAMSLGVSEEEIIDRISKLQDQGIIRRLGAIFDSRKLGYKSTLCAMKVPKDQIEHVAEIVNSYPGVTHNYLREHKYNMWFTLIAPSKEHIDKICSEIILQSGINELMQLPARRFFKIKVKFSVKGEK
- the hemL gene encoding glutamate-1-semialdehyde 2,1-aminomutase, producing MLNLSRSKEMFDEAQKYIPGGVNSPVRAFKSVRMDPPFIARGNGPYIYDEDGNSYIDYVASWGPLILGHCHPEIKAALQHCLEIGTSFGAPTELETRMAKLIIDCVPSIEMVRMVNSGTEATMSALRLARGYTGRDKIVKFEGCYHGHADFLLIKAGSGALTHGVPTSPGVPNNTAQNTITAPFNDLETLAKIFEQEGENIAAVILEPVPGNMGCIPPAEGYLEGVRKLTEKYGILLIFDEVMTGFRVSLGGAQALYGITPDLTCLGKIIGGGLPVGAYGGKKEIMEKVSPVGPVYQAGTLSGNPLAMTAGYTSLQILQRPGIYDKLETMSARLAAGMEEAATTAGAEVYFTRVGSMFSAFFTDQEVTGFQSAATSNIDKFVAFFKTLLEEGVYIAPSQFEAGFMSLVHDDREIEKTIGAAFKAFKAAARA
- a CDS encoding cell division FtsA domain-containing protein, which translates into the protein MRDKKLYFSLDVGTRTVIGAVLEERNEKFHILAAEIEEHNTRAMLDGQIHDIPAVTEVVKKVKTKLEKKVKSSLSEVSVAAAGRALYTQKASITKNLLPGEIITDNSVYSLVMAGVLEAEKLIKESTCQQDNNYYCVGYSVIKYYLDFQEIKNLVGQRGNQIGVDIIATFLPRIVVDSLNSVITGADLVIKNMTLEPIAASSIVISEGMRRLNIALVDIGAGTSDIAVSINGAISSYAMVPCAGDMITEAVSEKLLVDFNTAEDIKKRLNTDTNIIYKDILGMTLEMSSREILDLIFENIEILAKKISHEIISLNGKTPQAVILIGGGSLTPLLPERIAEEIGLPRERVAIRGREIIDNIIGANNKLNGPMAITPLGIALTQSLGMRNSFEFLRINGEMIRIFGREKLTVLDALMASGVKSSEIYAKPGAGITIEFNNKIMILKGKKGIDPQIKINEKLAGLDDLVQNGDNIIFIPAQPGEDAKGIIKDILPDNLEKTLLINGQKRYLKPIIYQNGIKVKLNAPLIDKAVIYVNNIDTITDVLHYLEIEKEAIQQIYVNSKDASLETEVHNHDEITIVYKSEADSYENQEINGPLSTTSKIQISVNGEQVFLDKTNAPLMLLDIFKAIDFSPTPPIDKNKLVLKVNNEKAAYTSYIESGDEVEIFWE
- a CDS encoding AsnC family transcriptional regulator is translated as MLSMVDIKIVKELQNNLPLVSKPYKKIAAKIGITEEELLGRIKTMKEKGYIRRIGAALRHREMGIEANAMIVWEVPEEDCERVGKAIAAFPQVTHCYQRPTKRDWPFSIFAMIHFPTRQECEEMAKKISKEIGEHYPYQLLFSSRELKKTSMKYFLEE
- the cobA gene encoding uroporphyrinogen-III C-methyltransferase, which produces MKNNRAYVYLVGAGPGDPGLLTIKGMECIKKADVLVYDRLVNPSLLNYASKNTQLIYVGKSPERHTLSQEEINSLLVAKASENKIVTRLKGGDPFVFGRGGEEALELVKNKIPFEIVPGITSAIAVPAYAGIPVTHRGLTSNVAFITGNEDPAKEDTDIDWTKISTGIGTLVFLMGMANLPKIVEKLMENGRSPDTPVALIRWGTLPEQVTLTAALKDIVKEAEENKFKNPAIIIVGEVVSLREELKWVEKKPLWGQRILVTRSRDQASIFSKMIQDLGGEPIEFPTIDIIQPDDYTPLDKAIAAIEDFDWIIFTSVNGVQSFYERLLSKKMDFRQLKGVRICAIGPKTKEELEKYGLFVDYVPGEYRAEAIIERMQGEDLKGKKILLPRADIARKILPESLKAMGADVHEVIAYKTVKGNGKVNSVRDLLTDKKITIITFTSSSTVKNFVSMFDKNELPELLEGIKLASIGPITTRTAVELGLSIDIEATEYTLDGLLQAILVS